The following are encoded together in the Ovis canadensis isolate MfBH-ARS-UI-01 breed Bighorn chromosome 2, ARS-UI_OviCan_v2, whole genome shotgun sequence genome:
- the LOC138434550 gene encoding olfactory receptor 13C7-like: MKLANQSTVARFILLGLSDQPKLEKMFFVLILLTYLVILLGNGVLILVTILDSRLHTPMYFFLGNLSFLDICYTTSSVPLVLDGFFTPRKTISFSACAIQMFLSFAMGATECVLLGMMAFDRYMAICNPLRYPVVMRKTVYVSMAASSWLAGGANSLVQISLAVQLPFCGDNVINHLTCEILAVLKLACADISINVVSMGVANVIFLGVPVLFIFVSYIFILTTILRIPSVEGRKKAFSTCSAHLTVVVIFYGTILFMYGKPKSKDPLGADNQDVSDKLISLFYGVLIPMLNPIIYSLRNKDVKVTVKNLVSQKCFPK, from the coding sequence ATGAAACTGGCCAACCAATCCACTGTGGCAAGATTCATCTTGCTGGGGCTGTCAGATCAGCCGAAGCTGGAGAAAATGTTCTTTGTGCTCATCCTGCTCACATACCTGGTGATCCTGCTGGGCAATGGGGTCCTCATCCTGGTGACCATCCTTGACTCCCGCCTGCACacgcccatgtacttcttcctgggGAACCTCTCCTTCTTGGACATCTGCTACACAACCTCTTCCGTCCCTCTAGTCCTAGATGGTTTCTTTACTCCCAGGAAAACCATCTCTTTCTCAGCCTGTGCCATACAGATGTTCCTCTCTTTTGCCATGGGAGCCACAGAGTGTGTGCTTCTGGGCATGATGGCATTTGATCGCTACATGGCCATCTGCAACCCACTGAGATACCCTGTGGTCATGAGAAAGACTGTCTATGTGTCCATGGCTGCCAGCTCCTGGCTGGCTGGTGGAGCTAACTCCTTGGTACAGATCTCTCTTGCAGTACAGTTACCCTTCTGTGGGGACAACGTCATCAACCACTTGACCTGTGAGATCCTGGCTGTCCTGAAGTTGGCCTGTGCTGACATCTCCATCAATGTGGTCAGTATGGGGGTGGCCAATGTGATCTTCCTGGGGGTCCCAGTTCTGTTCATCTTTGTCTCCTACATCTTCATCCTCACCACCATCCTGAGGATCCCCTCAGTTGAGGGGAGGAAAAAGGCCTTCTCTACCTGCTCTGCccacctcactgtggtggtcatcTTCTATGGGACTATTCTTTTCATGTATGGGAAGCCCAAATCCAAGGACCCCCTGGGGGCAGATAACCAGGATGTTTCAGACAAGCTCATCTCCCTCTTCTACGGGGTGCTGATTCCCATGCTCAACCCCATCATTTACAGCCTCAGAAACAAGGATGTGAAGGTCACTGTGAAGAATCTTGTGAGTCAGAAATGCTTCCCTAAGTGA
- the LOC138434552 gene encoding olfactory receptor 13C7 — protein sequence MESANQTASVTEFILLGLSAHPKLEKTFFVLILLTYLVILLGNGVLILVTILDSRLHTPMYFFLGNLSFLDICYTTSSVPLILDSFLTPRKTISFSACAVQMCLSFAMGATECVLLGMMAFDRYVAICNPLRYPIVMSKAVYVPMAAGSWAAGCAASMVQTSFAIRLPFCGDNVINHFTCEILAVLKLACGDISINVISMGVTNVIFLVVPVLLIFVSYIFILTTILRIPSAEGRKKAFSTCSAHLTVVVIFYGTILFMYGKPKSKDPLGADKQDLADKLTSLFYGVVTPTLNPIIYSLRNKDVKAAVRNLVSQKCFIW from the coding sequence ATGGAAAGTGCCAACCAGACAGCCTCTGTGACAGAGTTCATTCTCCTGGGCCTCTCAGCCCACCCAAAGCTGGAGAAAACGTTCTTTGTGCTCATCCTGCTCACATACCTGGTGATCCTGCTGGGCAATGGGGTCCTCATCCTGGTGACCATCCTTGACTCCCGCCTGCACacacccatgtacttcttcctgggGAACCTCTCCTTCCTGGACATCTGCTACACAACCTCCTCAGTCCCCCTCATCCTTGACAGCTTCCTGACCCCCAGGAAAACCATCTCCTTCTCAGCCTGTGCCGTGCAGATGTGCCTCTCTTTTGCCATGGGGGCCACGGAGTGTGTGCTTCTGGGCATGATGGCATTTGATCGCTACGTGGCCATCTGCAACCCCCTGAGGTACCCCATAGTCATGAGCAAGGCTGTCTACGTGCCCATGGCTGCTGGCTCCTGGGCAGCTGGATGTGCTGCCTCCATGGTTCAAACGTCCTTTGCGATAAGGCTGCCCTTCTGTGGCGACAATGTCATCAACCACTTCACCTGTGAGATCCTGGCTGTTCTGAAGTTGGCCTGTGGTGACATCTCCATCAATGTGATCAGTATGGGGGTGACTAATGTGATCTTCCTGGTGGTCCCAGTTCTGCTCATCTTTGTCTCCTACATCTTCATCCTCACCACTATCCTGAGGATCCCTTCGGCTGAGGGGAGGAAAAAGGCTTTCTCCACCTGCTCTGCCCACCTCACAGTTGTGGTCATCTTCTACGGGACCATTCTCTTCATGTATGGGAAGCCCAAATCCAAGGACCCCCTGGGGGCAGACAAACAAGACCTTGCAGACAAGCTCACCTCCCTCTTCTATGGGGTGGTGACCCCCACGCTCAACCCCATCATCTACAGCCTCAGGAACAAGGATGTGAAGGCTGCTGTGAGGAACCTGGTGAGTCAGAAATGCTTCATCTGGTGA
- the LOC138434553 gene encoding olfactory receptor 13C7-like isoform X1, translated as MDRSNRTSPPVGFILLGLSAHPKLEKTFFVLILLTYLVILLGNGVLILVTILDSRLHTPMYFFLGNLSFLDICYTTSSVPLILDSFLTPRKTISFSACFGQMFLSFAMGATECVLLGTMAFDRYVAICNPLRYPEVMSKAVYVPMAAGSWAAGSTSAMVQTSLAMQLPFCGDNVINHFTCEILAVLKLACADISINIISMAMANVIFLGIPVLFIFFSYVFIIATILKIPSGEGRKKAFSTCSAHLTIVVIFYGTILFMYGKPKSKDPLGADKQDLADKLTSLFYGVVTPTLNPIIYSLRNKDVKAAVRNLVTQKRFTW; from the coding sequence ATGGACAGATCCAATCGGACCTCCCCCCCAGTGGGGTTCATTCTCCTGGGCCTCTCAGCCCACCCAAAGCTGGAGAAAACGTTCTTTGTGCTCATCCTGCTCACATACCTGGTGATCCTGCTGGGCAATGGGGTCCTCATCCTGGTAACCATCCTTGACTCCCGCCTGCACacgcccatgtacttcttcctgggGAACCTCTCCTTCCTGGACATCTGCTACACAACCTCCTCAGTCCCCCTCATCCTTGACAGCTTCCTGACCCCCAGGAAAACCATCTCCTTCTCAGCCTGTTTTGGGCAGATGTTCCTCTCCTTTGCCATGGGGGCCACGGAGTGTGTGCTTCTGGGCACAATGGCGtttgaccgctatgtggccatctgcaacCCTCTGAGGTACCCTGAGGTCATGAGCAAGGCTGTCTATGTGCCCATGGCTGCTGGCTCCTGGGCAGCTGGAAGCACCAGTGCCATGGTGCAGACATCCCTAGCAATGCAGCTGCCCTTCTGTGGGGACAACGTCATTAACCACTTCACCTGTGAGATCCTGGCTGTTCTGAAGTTGGCCTGTGCTGACATCTCCATCAACATAATCAGTATGGCGATGGCCAATGTGATCTTCCTGGGCATCCCAGTTCTGTTCATCTTTTTCTCCTATGTGTTCATTATTGCTACCATTTTGAAGATCCCCTcaggagaggggagaaaaaaggccttctccacctgctctgCCCACCTCACAATTGTGGTCATCTTCTATGGGACCATCCTCTTCATGTATGGGAAGCCCAAATCCAAGGACCCCCTGGGGGCAGACAAACAGGACCTTGCAGACAAGCTCACCTCCCTCTTCTATGGGGTGGTGACCCCCACGCTCAACCCCATCATCTACAGCCTCAGGAATAAGGATGTGAAGGCTGCTGTGAGGAACCTGGTGACTCAGAAACGCTTCACCTGGTGA
- the LOC138434553 gene encoding olfactory receptor 13C7-like isoform X2 has protein sequence MDRSNRTSPPVGFILLGLSAHPKLEKTFFVLILLTYLVILLGNGVLILVTILDSRLHTPMYFFLGNLSFLDICYTTSSVPLILDSFLTPRKTISFSACFGQMFLSFAMGATECVLLGTMAFDRYVAICNPLRYPEVMSKAVYVPMAAGSWAAGSTSAMVQTSLAMQLPFCGDNVINHFTCEILAVLKLACADISINIISMAMANVIFLGIPVLFIFFSYVFIIATILKIPSGEGRKKAFSTCSAHLTIVVIFYGTILFMYGKPKSKDPLGADKQDLADKLTSLFYGVVTPTLNPIIYSLRNKDVKAAVRNLKRRKLFSK, from the exons ATGGACAGATCCAATCGGACCTCCCCCCCAGTGGGGTTCATTCTCCTGGGCCTCTCAGCCCACCCAAAGCTGGAGAAAACGTTCTTTGTGCTCATCCTGCTCACATACCTGGTGATCCTGCTGGGCAATGGGGTCCTCATCCTGGTAACCATCCTTGACTCCCGCCTGCACacgcccatgtacttcttcctgggGAACCTCTCCTTCCTGGACATCTGCTACACAACCTCCTCAGTCCCCCTCATCCTTGACAGCTTCCTGACCCCCAGGAAAACCATCTCCTTCTCAGCCTGTTTTGGGCAGATGTTCCTCTCCTTTGCCATGGGGGCCACGGAGTGTGTGCTTCTGGGCACAATGGCGtttgaccgctatgtggccatctgcaacCCTCTGAGGTACCCTGAGGTCATGAGCAAGGCTGTCTATGTGCCCATGGCTGCTGGCTCCTGGGCAGCTGGAAGCACCAGTGCCATGGTGCAGACATCCCTAGCAATGCAGCTGCCCTTCTGTGGGGACAACGTCATTAACCACTTCACCTGTGAGATCCTGGCTGTTCTGAAGTTGGCCTGTGCTGACATCTCCATCAACATAATCAGTATGGCGATGGCCAATGTGATCTTCCTGGGCATCCCAGTTCTGTTCATCTTTTTCTCCTATGTGTTCATTATTGCTACCATTTTGAAGATCCCCTcaggagaggggagaaaaaaggccttctccacctgctctgCCCACCTCACAATTGTGGTCATCTTCTATGGGACCATCCTCTTCATGTATGGGAAGCCCAAATCCAAGGACCCCCTGGGGGCAGACAAACAGGACCTTGCAGACAAGCTCACCTCCCTCTTCTATGGGGTGGTGACCCCCACGCTCAACCCCATCATCTACAGCCTCAGGAATAAGGATGTGAAGGCTGCTGTGAGGAACCTG aaaagaagaaagctatTCAGTAAGTAA